The genomic stretch ATAATTTCATTGAATTTGTTACTAGACTAATTAACAACAATAAAATTCTTCAACCTACACTATGAATATAACAAAATATGAAACATGAAGAATCTGTATGTTTTTTCACTTCTAGTTCCATAAACAATTAATCAGTTTCTTCTGCAATAAGCTTAATGctgcataaaataaaatgaaattacAATAAGCTTAACACATTAAGTCAAAACAAATCACGCAACAACATAAACCCACAAATGCAGAAAATGCACATATAATAAATTGAGTAGAATATGCAAAAACAAACTTTAGAATTCTTTACCGTTAAATCATCTTCGAGTGTGACAGAAGTTGAAGAGGTTGAACAACTAGCACCATCTTCCGTATAAAGTAATTCTACAAAACATATAAAGAGATTTCATTATACCTCAAGtataataaataataatacaTTAGCGAATATACTTAGTTATCATACCTTGCTTAAATCTCTCAAGAATATCAAAATCTTCATTTGTAATCAAGGAGGAAGATGTTCCTTTGAGCCAATCTTGGGTGCATATCAACGCTTCGACTGTTGTAGGTGTTAATGAGCTGCGATATGGATCAAGCACCCTTTCTCCTGTACTGAATGCAGATTCAGAAGCCACTGTGCTTATAGGTATAGCCAACATGTCTCTTGCAATGTTTGAAAGGATGGGATATCGGCCAGAGTTCACTTTCCACCACTCTAGAACATTTATCTCCATGTTATGCTATAACTTCTCTCCAAGATAAGTAGTTAACTCATTATCCGCATTGTCACACCCTTCTGAAATATAGAACTCAGCAGTTCCATAAGGATTACTAACACCACCAAAAACTTGCAACTCATCTGAATTACCTTGAGGAGACATAAATCCAACACGATATTCCTCATAAATAGATTTCAAGCTAGACTCTAAATTTGCTTTCAAGGCGTCAGCATCATCCTTATTATAATATCGCCTTACCATCCAATCGACCAATCTAATCTTGCGCCTAGGATCGAATACTAGAGCAATCAACAACAACATGTTAAGCTTCTCATGATTTCCCCAATATTTATCatatttcttcttcattttttgAGCTACTGAACGTAGATGCTCATCTTCAGACGCACACATATCCACAATGCTCTTTCCAATACCCAGGATCTCAAACATATAAATATTGCTTGTCAAATAAGATGACCCCGATATATGTAAGGTAGCATCATAAAATAACTTCAAGAATGGGATGATTAAGTTAATATGCTTCCAATCTTCTTCTGTCGGAACACCTTTCCCCTTCTTTGTCAACTCATTCACATACTTTTTATCTCGAAAACTTAATTCTTCAAAGGTCCTCTCATGTTTTGATACGGATACTAACATCAAGTATGTTGAGTTCCAACGAGTCTCAACATCTAGCCAAACTAAACCTTTATAATCCATGCTTTCCTCATCAATACATGCCTTGAATTTAGCAAGCCTCGCAGGAGAAGATCTAACATACCACACATCATGACGGATTCTACCAATAGAGCCATCAATGTCTTTCAAACCTTCTTTCACAACTAAATTCAATATATGCGCACAACACCGCATATGAAAATGGTTTCCACTCATAACTAAACTATTCCTAAACAAAAGCCTTCTCTTGAGACGCTCAACCCCAACATCATTAGATGAAGCATTATCAACTGTCAAACTAAGCACACGGTTTAACGCCCAACTGTTCAAGCACATCTCCATTGTTGCACAAATAGCATCCCCTGTATGACTTGTGACTTAACAAAAAGTTAAAATCTTCTTCTGTAAGTGCCAATTATTGTCAATGAAATGGACTGTCACACACATATAACTCAACTTTTGACAAGAAGAAGTCCACATATCAGTAGTGAGACAAACTCTTCGACAATTCAGAGAGAGAAAATTTTTCAAAATCATTCTTTCATTATCCCATAGTTTCAAGACATCACGCGCTAGTGTTGTGCGTGAACAAATCTGAAATCTTGGTGATGCGAGACTCATAAATTCATGAAAAGACTCATGTTCAACCTTTCGAAAAGGAATCTCCATGTTTATGAACATCTTAACCATTTCTCTTCTAATGGCTTCTTGGTCAAACTTGACAATTAAAGGAGAGCCAACATGTTCTTCAACACTTGTCGTAGAAGATAATGTCCTTTGCCTCTTGTAAACAAGGCATCTCGATACATGAGCATGCATGGAACTAGTTCCATTATTATACTTAATTTTTGTGTCACAGTATTTGCACGAAGCTTTTTGTTCTTCTTCCGACGATACAATGAAATTCTTCCAAACCTCTGAACGATTCCTTCGCTTCTTAGTGTGAGGAGGTGGCATTTCATTAGAGATTGTAGGTGGAGGGGTTGAAACTGTATTCTCGGATGTTGCATAAGTTGTACCAACATTAGTCATCTTGATTCTGTTAAAAATAAGAAAACAAATTATGATAAAAAAACACAATAAAAAATCTGATATGAATATGACATTTCCTTATTCAATTGGTATGTATGATGCTGTTATAACAAACCTGCAGATCACACTTCAAGATATAAATATTAGTGAACAGGTCCAGACTCTAATATCTCCAGCATTACTGATGAGCATTCATCAGTAGTAGTTCAAAACTCGGACCGCTTGATACAAACATGACATGCTACATACCCTGCAAAAACACATACACAATTAGGATTCACACCAAGACAATGCATCCATTCAATTTAAATTCTTTCTAACATACTAATAGCCTAGTGTAATTAATGCAATCATCCAATTATTTGAATTATCATATCATGACTTACAAGTTTGATGATAATAGCAGTACAAGCATTCAATGCACCAACAACCTAACAGTTTGATAATTGGCCAATGCTAACAGATTTCAGTCCATTACAATAACTAGCTTCATAACATTTAAGAACTAATCATAACTTGATTGCATTACTTTTTCACAAGATTCTACACTAGAAATTTAATGATTTTCTTACTGAACTTTAATGTTCAACTCAGTAAATCAATTTACCTTCGACTGACTTTTAGCAAGAACCAATTCActcaaaatcaatttttttcaatgcagaatcaattttttttcatattaCAAATCAAACTTTTCAAGATTATATAGCTGACTTATTTCTGATATGGGCCATTTCACTATTTAGAATCATGCAGTTCACAGCTGTAAAGACAAAAGCTATTAGTTAATTGCTAAATGTAATTGATTTGTATTCTCTCTTGTAGTTTGTCTGGATGGATCTTTACCGGCTTACCACTTCCATCGCGGATACGGTTTAGGATCAAACAGTTGGTTGATACATCTAGAGGTATGTGATTGTTCGCGAGATTCATGAACTTTGAACTATGTTCATCTAAGACTGGACATTAGATGTAAATTTCTTTTGGTGACAGGGAGGAGGCTGGTGTGGAACTATCAGAAACTGTATTTACAGTAAGAAAACGTGGCACGGTTCATCCTATTTTATGGAAAAACAAATACCGTTTATCGGAATATTGATCAGCAAAGCCGAGGAAAATCTAGGTCATAAATCTTAAACTCGTCAACATTGCTTTTGTTTTCATAATTAACTACGTTGAAATTAACACCTTTTCATTTGGATGAATCTGTCTGTAGATTTTTACAATTGGAATCGAGTAAAAGTTCGTTATTGTGACGGGGCATTGTTTAGCGGAGACAGTCAAAATGAGGTAAAAACGAATACAAACTCTGGACTTCCGGCTTAAAACTCACTCAGTGATTGAATTAATGCACTGAGTTTATCTCTGCTCCATAGGCAGCAGGGTTGTATTTCAGAGGGCAGCGCATTTGGCAGGCTGCAATGGAAAATTTAATGTCGAAAGGAATGTGATATGCCAAACAGGTTTGTCTCCGAAAACTCCAAAGAAAAATAATCTCCTTCCTGAAATCTACTTGATACATGTTTCTTTTCTTTTTCAGGCTCTTCTATCCGGATGTTCTGCGGGAGGTTTATCAGCTATACTACATTGCGATGAGTTCCGGGAATTGTTTCCAAGAACCACTAGAGTAAAGTGCTTTAGCGATGGTGGATTATTCCTTGACTCGTAAACAATAACTAACGAACATTCAATTCTAAACCATTATTATTCGCGGAAGCTGATCTATATCTCGATTCTTGTTTGACGACAAAATAATTCTTTCGAATTTCAGCGTTGACGTATCTGGTCGGTGTAGTTTAAGGAAATGGAAGTGTATCTTCTACACTAGAAATTGTTTTTAAAAAAGTTGAAGCATTCTCGCACCATATCACATTATCTAAATTAATGTTCTTTTAGTTTTTGCTGGAAGATGCATCATGCATAAAAGTTATCAGAAATACTCAACATGAATTAAAAGAAGCTTCAATAATTATAGAACGTACCTGGGCTAGAGTTAAATCAAAAAAGCTAGAAGCATCACTATCTCTTCTCTGTACACATACActattgaacataaggcataaccgtgtcatccttgtccagttcaatattgggcccattgacatttatcctgttacgcaggataggtaaattctatctaggtcactcatgtcccttagcatgcttcgtggagtacccatcaactgtctttatggtcatccagttacgggtaatgtttgatcagcaataaggcactcgactctacatctagggtccatagtggtttcaggtcgaagggtggtatacaccattatcaccatgagaataacttatgacactttgcataacattctatatagtattctcatagcaggtcaatccagtataaatattactcttaatattcatacctatgtttaagacttgataactccttatccatgatccatgagatgtgatcattagtctatatacataatagtcttaatgctttaatgttatcccacttcacaataagactcgactacggatactttaagaataatgtccttatgtttaatgtgatctcatgattaagtcacacttgatacattaaacggactagctatcctaggggctttattaaacaaccataataaagaaaaaaccttttattattaataa from Lathyrus oleraceus cultivar Zhongwan6 chromosome 7, CAAS_Psat_ZW6_1.0, whole genome shotgun sequence encodes the following:
- the LOC127103417 gene encoding zinc finger BED domain-containing protein RICESLEEPER 2, which translates into the protein MEMCLNSWALNRVLSLTVDNASSNDVGVERLKRRLLFRNSLVMSGNHFHMRCCAHILNLVVKEGLKDIDGSIGRIRHDVWYVRSSPARLAKFKACIDEESMDYKGLVWLDVETRWNSTYLMLVSVSKHERTFEELSFRDKKYVNELTKKGKGVPTEEDWKHINLIIPFLKLFYDATLHISGSSYLTSNIYMFEILGIGKSIVDMCASEDEHLRSVAQKMKKKYDKYWGNHEKLNMLLLIALVFDPRRKIRLVDWMVRRYYNKDDADALKANLESSLKSIYEEYRVGFMSPQGNSDELQVFGGVSNPYGTAEFYISEGCDNADNELTTYLGEKL